In Cyanobacteria bacterium FACHB-DQ100, one DNA window encodes the following:
- a CDS encoding Gfo/Idh/MocA family oxidoreductase: MLRSQPDPLRIGVIGVGNMGQHHTRVLSLLKDVELVGVSDINVERGLDTASKYRVRFFENYHDLLERVDAVCIAVPTRLHHSVGMAALKAGVHVLIEKPIAASIAEAESLVNAAADCQRILQVGHIERFNPAFQELCKVLKTEEVLALEAHRMSPYSDRANDVSVVLDLMIHDIDLLLELANSKVVKLTASGSRASNSGQLDYVTATLGFANGIVATLTASKVTHRKIRRISAHCRSSLTEADFLNNEILIHRQTTANYKTDYGQVLYCQDGLIEKVKTSNIEPLHAELEHFVQCVRGGIAPSVGGIQALKALRLASLIEQMALDGKVWHSAPDSKVIELETAAIAV; the protein is encoded by the coding sequence ATGCTCCGGAGTCAGCCAGATCCGCTACGTATTGGCGTGATCGGTGTCGGCAACATGGGACAGCACCATACACGGGTCTTAAGTCTGCTGAAGGATGTAGAGCTAGTTGGCGTATCTGACATTAATGTAGAGCGTGGATTGGACACAGCCAGCAAGTATCGGGTTCGATTTTTTGAGAATTATCATGATTTGCTGGAGCGGGTTGACGCGGTTTGTATCGCCGTACCAACTCGTTTGCATCACTCAGTAGGAATGGCGGCTCTGAAAGCCGGAGTTCATGTTCTGATTGAAAAGCCGATCGCGGCAAGTATTGCAGAAGCAGAATCGTTAGTGAATGCCGCCGCAGATTGCCAACGAATTCTGCAAGTGGGTCATATCGAGCGGTTTAATCCAGCGTTCCAAGAGCTTTGCAAGGTTCTGAAAACTGAGGAAGTGCTAGCGCTTGAGGCACACCGGATGAGTCCGTATAGCGATCGAGCCAATGATGTTTCGGTTGTCTTGGACTTGATGATTCACGATATCGACTTGCTGTTGGAATTAGCCAATTCTAAGGTGGTAAAACTCACTGCAAGTGGAAGTCGTGCCTCGAATTCTGGTCAGCTTGACTATGTAACTGCAACATTGGGATTTGCGAATGGAATTGTGGCAACACTGACCGCTAGCAAAGTGACTCACCGCAAGATTCGGCGGATCTCAGCCCATTGCAGAAGCTCGTTGACTGAAGCAGATTTTCTCAACAATGAAATTCTGATTCATCGTCAAACGACCGCCAACTACAAGACCGATTATGGTCAGGTGTTGTATTGCCAGGATGGATTAATCGAAAAGGTGAAGACGAGCAATATTGAGCCGCTTCATGCTGAGTTAGAACACTTTGTGCAATGTGTTCGGGGTGGGATCGCGCCTTCGGTTGGAGGCATTCAAGCGCTCAAAGCTCTAAGGCTGGCAAGCTTAATCGAGCAGATGGCGCTAGATGGAAAAGTCTGGCATTCTGCGCCAGACTCTAAGGTAATTGAACTGGAAACGGCAGCGATCGCAGTCTAG
- a CDS encoding helix-turn-helix transcriptional regulator, producing MKSPAQPVPLEVVQQVSDYFSVLGEPMRLRILNLLRDGEKCVQDLVEATDTSQANVSKHLKVMLQAGILTRRSKGTLAYYRVEDDLIFELCNLVCDRLASRIEQQAQHFRAFSLASRR from the coding sequence ATGAAATCACCCGCGCAGCCTGTACCCCTCGAAGTCGTACAACAAGTTTCTGATTATTTCAGTGTGCTAGGCGAACCGATGCGTCTTCGCATCCTCAATTTGTTACGTGATGGGGAGAAGTGTGTTCAAGATCTAGTGGAGGCGACGGATACGAGTCAAGCGAACGTCTCGAAGCATCTGAAAGTGATGCTCCAGGCGGGAATCCTGACTCGTCGATCGAAAGGAACGCTGGCATATTACCGCGTCGAGGATGATTTGATTTTTGAGTTGTGTAATTTAGTGTGCGATCGTTTAGCCAGTCGCATTGAACAACAGGCGCAGCATTTCCGCGCTTTTAGTTTAGCCAGTCGCCGCTAG
- a CDS encoding GerMN domain-containing protein translates to MPKDKRRFPLGIVVGLSTLVVATGGATAFFTWQNTHNSQSTPVAVKSPQANAPTSVPSAPAASQNPIQVAATEKTAQVYWLKDSATDLELAPVAVKVKSADRDEARLTAAFNTLFSAAPSQDLSSGVPKGTTLRSLKVKSDSIYVDLSKAFTSGGGSSSMTGRLAQVLYTATSLNPNAKVFLSVEGKPLTVLGGEGLIVDQPLTRSQFEQETGTKQE, encoded by the coding sequence ATGCCAAAGGATAAACGCCGCTTTCCGCTTGGAATCGTAGTCGGACTCTCTACGCTCGTCGTCGCAACGGGGGGTGCCACCGCCTTTTTTACTTGGCAAAACACTCACAACAGCCAATCGACTCCAGTTGCCGTCAAGTCCCCTCAAGCAAATGCTCCTACATCAGTTCCTAGCGCTCCCGCAGCCTCACAAAACCCGATTCAAGTAGCCGCAACCGAAAAAACTGCTCAAGTTTATTGGCTGAAAGATAGCGCCACCGACCTCGAACTTGCCCCGGTTGCGGTCAAGGTCAAATCTGCCGATCGAGACGAAGCCCGACTCACCGCCGCCTTCAATACTCTGTTCAGCGCCGCACCGAGCCAAGATTTAAGCAGTGGTGTTCCCAAAGGCACAACGCTCCGCAGCCTTAAGGTGAAATCAGATTCTATCTATGTCGATCTCTCTAAAGCATTCACCTCTGGCGGTGGTAGTTCATCGATGACGGGTCGCCTCGCTCAAGTTCTCTACACCGCAACCAGTCTCAATCCCAATGCCAAAGTCTTTCTCTCAGTCGAAGGAAAGCCGCTCACGGTATTAGGCGGTGAAGGGCTGATAGTCGATCAACCGCTCACTCGATCGCAGTTTGAGCAGGAAACAGGCACCAAACAAGAATAA
- a CDS encoding YjbQ family protein — protein sequence MTQYQKILRIATQGKSLHKITSQVSAIVVESGIKTGLCNLFLRHTSASLIIQENADPDVLRDLENFFAKLVPEWESYIHSTEGADDMPAHIRTVLTHSSEQIPIAQGRLVLGTWQGIYLWEHRQQRHTRELVVHLMGE from the coding sequence ATGACGCAGTATCAGAAGATTCTTAGAATTGCAACGCAGGGAAAATCGCTGCATAAAATTACTTCGCAGGTGAGCGCGATCGTGGTGGAGTCGGGCATTAAAACGGGCTTGTGTAATCTATTTTTACGGCACACTTCTGCGAGTCTGATTATCCAGGAGAACGCTGACCCAGATGTGCTGCGGGATTTAGAGAATTTTTTCGCGAAGCTGGTTCCAGAGTGGGAGAGCTATATTCACAGTACGGAAGGAGCGGATGATATGCCTGCTCATATTCGTACAGTGCTGACTCACTCGTCTGAGCAGATTCCGATCGCTCAGGGACGATTAGTGTTGGGAACGTGGCAGGGCATTTATCTATGGGAGCATCGCCAACAGCGTCACACACGGGAGTTAGTGGTGCATTTGATGGGTGAGTGA